The Deltaproteobacteria bacterium genome includes a window with the following:
- the secA gene encoding preprotein translocase subunit SecA, which yields MANPLKKIIGSKNERELKRLAPLVDQVNALEAKMRALSDAELAAYTPMFREKISQGASLDDLLPEAFAVVREASVRTLGMRPFDVQVLGGIVLHQGKIAEMKTGEGKTLAATMPVYLNALAGHGVHVVTVNDYLARRDAEWMGAIYRFLGLSVGVILHHLDDQQRQEAYAADVTYGTNNEFGFDYLRDNMKFSLSGCVQRELFYAIVDEVDSILIDEARTPLIISGPVDYSIKDYEKLRAPVASLFQRQQKLAAKLIREAKHLLQEGKEYEAGELLLRAYRAAPKHPQVMEMLENGTVRKLLKNVEQDYSLAKRLPEVDESLYYVVEEKERNCFPTELGKDIIAKNDPNFFVLPELEVELERIAEDSSLSPEEKAAKQNRIRSEYEQKLTRNHVINQLLKAFALFTKDVDYVVKDGQIVIVDEFTGRLMPGRRYSDGLHQALEAKEGVKVAQENQTLATITFQNYFRMYEKLAGMTGTADTEASEFAQIYDLDVVVIPTNKTMIRTDYPDVIYKTEREKFKAVVREIKELARIGRPVLVGTVSIEKSERLSKMLSREGIKHAVLNAKNHEKEAEIVARAGQKNSVTISTNMAGRGTDIVLGPGVVEMGGLHIIGTERHEARRIDNQLRGRAGRQGDPGSSRFYLSLEDDLMRIFAAERIAGLMDRVGMEEDQPIEHGLISKAIENAQKKVEGQNFNIRKQLLEYDDVMNQQREIIYQQRRQALEEENLKPVIMDMIEDIISELVENYAREDLPPDEWDLRGLEEAFFSQFSLRVDLRQADEEGLTQQGLLEFLLDKARTGYDQKEQQWGAEIMRDMERVVTLQTVDHHWREHLLAMDHLKEGIGLRGYAQQNPLIEYKREGLAIFQEMIEQIKRETIRVLFRIQVATREEREELEAAQQQQPLFLSHGDSAAAAKQQPATRKKAKIGRNQPCPCGSGKKYKKCCGR from the coding sequence ATGGCAAACCCCTTGAAGAAAATAATCGGCAGCAAGAATGAACGAGAACTCAAACGTCTGGCCCCTCTGGTGGATCAGGTGAATGCGCTGGAAGCCAAGATGCGGGCCCTGAGTGATGCAGAACTGGCCGCTTACACCCCCATGTTTCGTGAGAAGATCTCTCAGGGCGCCTCTCTGGACGATTTGCTGCCGGAAGCCTTTGCTGTTGTCAGAGAAGCATCCGTACGGACGCTCGGCATGCGGCCCTTTGATGTGCAGGTGCTGGGTGGCATCGTTCTGCATCAGGGCAAAATTGCTGAAATGAAAACGGGTGAAGGCAAGACCCTGGCCGCCACCATGCCGGTCTATCTCAACGCTCTCGCTGGCCACGGTGTGCATGTGGTGACAGTCAATGACTACCTGGCTCGTCGTGATGCCGAGTGGATGGGCGCCATTTACCGCTTTCTCGGTCTTTCTGTGGGGGTGATCCTGCATCACCTCGATGATCAACAGCGGCAGGAGGCTTATGCCGCAGACGTGACCTATGGAACAAACAATGAATTCGGCTTCGACTATCTGCGGGACAACATGAAGTTCAGCCTGTCCGGCTGTGTGCAGCGGGAGCTCTTCTACGCCATCGTCGACGAGGTGGACAGCATCCTCATCGACGAGGCCCGTACGCCCTTGATTATCTCAGGACCGGTAGACTACTCCATCAAAGATTACGAGAAACTTCGCGCTCCAGTGGCAAGCCTCTTCCAACGCCAGCAGAAACTGGCCGCCAAGCTGATCCGTGAGGCCAAACACCTGTTGCAAGAGGGAAAAGAATATGAGGCGGGCGAGCTGCTGCTTCGGGCCTATCGGGCAGCCCCCAAGCACCCGCAAGTTATGGAAATGCTTGAAAATGGAACGGTGAGAAAACTCCTGAAGAATGTGGAGCAGGACTATTCCCTGGCCAAGCGACTGCCAGAGGTTGACGAATCTCTCTATTACGTGGTGGAGGAGAAGGAGCGCAACTGTTTTCCCACAGAGCTGGGCAAGGACATCATCGCCAAAAACGATCCTAACTTTTTTGTTCTGCCTGAGCTGGAAGTGGAGCTGGAAAGGATCGCCGAGGATTCCTCCCTGTCGCCTGAAGAAAAAGCGGCAAAACAGAACCGCATCCGCAGTGAATATGAACAGAAGCTGACCCGCAACCATGTCATCAATCAACTTCTCAAGGCCTTTGCCCTTTTCACCAAGGATGTGGACTATGTGGTCAAAGATGGCCAGATAGTAATCGTCGATGAATTCACCGGCCGCCTCATGCCCGGCCGGCGCTACAGCGACGGTCTGCATCAGGCTCTGGAAGCCAAAGAAGGCGTCAAGGTAGCCCAGGAAAACCAGACTCTAGCCACCATCACCTTTCAGAACTATTTCCGCATGTACGAGAAGCTTGCCGGCATGACCGGCACCGCTGACACCGAGGCTTCTGAGTTCGCCCAGATATATGACCTCGATGTGGTGGTCATTCCCACCAACAAGACCATGATCAGGACTGATTATCCTGACGTTATCTACAAGACCGAACGAGAGAAGTTCAAGGCGGTTGTCCGGGAAATAAAGGAACTGGCCCGCATCGGCAGGCCGGTTCTGGTGGGCACTGTGTCCATTGAAAAGTCCGAGCGGTTGAGCAAAATGCTCTCCAGAGAAGGCATCAAACACGCGGTGCTCAACGCCAAGAATCACGAAAAGGAAGCAGAGATCGTGGCCAGAGCGGGCCAGAAGAACTCGGTTACCATCTCCACCAACATGGCCGGCCGCGGTACAGATATCGTGCTCGGCCCCGGAGTGGTAGAGATGGGCGGTCTGCATATCATTGGCACAGAACGACACGAAGCCCGCCGCATAGACAACCAGCTCCGCGGCCGCGCCGGCAGACAGGGCGATCCAGGCTCCTCCAGATTCTATCTGTCCCTTGAGGACGATCTCATGAGAATCTTCGCTGCTGAACGCATTGCTGGCCTCATGGATCGGGTGGGCATGGAGGAAGACCAGCCTATAGAACACGGGCTCATATCCAAGGCCATAGAAAATGCCCAGAAAAAGGTGGAAGGCCAAAACTTCAACATCAGAAAACAGCTGCTCGAATATGATGACGTCATGAACCAGCAGCGCGAGATCATTTACCAGCAAAGACGGCAGGCCCTGGAGGAGGAAAATCTCAAGCCGGTCATAATGGACATGATTGAAGATATCATCAGCGAGCTGGTGGAAAACTACGCCAGGGAAGACCTGCCACCCGACGAGTGGGATCTGCGGGGTCTGGAAGAGGCCTTTTTCAGTCAATTCTCTCTGCGGGTCGACCTGCGGCAGGCTGACGAGGAAGGCCTTACTCAGCAGGGACTGCTGGAGTTTCTCCTGGACAAGGCGCGCACAGGCTACGACCAGAAGGAGCAGCAGTGGGGCGCGGAAATCATGCGCGACATGGAAAGGGTGGTGACCCTGCAGACTGTTGACCACCACTGGCGTGAGCACCTGCTGGCCATGGACCACCTGAAGGAGGGCATAGGGTTGCGGGGCTATGCTCAGCAGAACCCTCTCATTGAATACAAACGTGAGGGCCTGGCCATCTTTCAAGAAATGATTGAACAGATAAAGCGGGAAACCATCCGCGTCCTCTTCAGGATTCAGGTGGCCACCAGGGAAGAAAGGGAGGAGTTGGAGGCGGCCCAGCAGCAGCAGCCGCTGTTCCTCAGCCACGGAGACTCAGCGGCCGCCGCCAAGCAGCAGCCAGCCACCAGGAAAAAGGCCAAGATTGGCCGCAATCAGCCGTGCCCCTGTGGCAGCGGCAAGAAGTACAAGAAATGCTGCGGCCGTTAG
- a CDS encoding N-acetyltransferase, whose protein sequence is MAGIIRKARIGDVREIQKMLTGPAESGELLPRSLSELFDNLRDIFVYVEDGEHLVGTCSMHICWEDLAEIRSLVVRQSHRGRGIGRKLVEACISEAVTLGLFRIFVLTYQVEFFRKQGFQVVDKSTLPHKIWVDCLKCVKFPECDETAMLLEL, encoded by the coding sequence ATGGCTGGCATAATCAGAAAGGCTCGCATTGGTGATGTGCGGGAAATTCAGAAAATGCTGACAGGCCCAGCAGAGAGCGGTGAGCTCTTGCCCCGCTCTCTCAGTGAGCTTTTTGACAATCTGCGGGATATTTTCGTCTACGTAGAGGACGGAGAACACCTTGTCGGCACCTGCAGCATGCACATCTGCTGGGAGGACCTGGCAGAGATTCGTTCCCTGGTGGTGCGCCAGAGCCATCGCGGCCGCGGCATCGGCAGGAAACTGGTGGAAGCCTGCATCTCTGAAGCCGTCACCCTCGGCCTGTTTCGTATTTTCGTGCTCACTTACCAGGTGGAATTTTTTCGAAAACAGGGGTTCCAGGTAGTAGACAAATCGACCCTGCCCCACAAGATTTGGGTAGACTGCTTGAAGTGTGTCAAGTTTCCGGAATGTGATGAGACTGCCATGCTTCTTGAATTGTAA
- a CDS encoding sigma 54-interacting transcriptional regulator, whose protein sequence is MKEQPVDPRISILKDISPLLTSVLDTESVLEMIIESVTRLMEAKASSLLLVDKNTNKLYFHVATGAVKEEVKTFEIKMGQGIAGHVALTGKPLLISDVSKDERWDKTISEATGFETRSIACVPIKSGDEVIGVIEIIDREDGQAIRESDMEILSHFSQLASVAIERAKDYRDIVNENISLKKELESRYEIIGTSKAMEKVIADAVKVANSKTTTLITGESGTGKELVARLIHKIGPRRKKRLMMVNCAAFTETLLESELFGHEKGAFTGAIARKTGVLDVADGGTLFLDEVAEMSPSMQVKLLRVIQEGTFSRVGSPTPRKVDIRVIAATNKDLFEQVQKGKFREDLYYRLNVVHIHIPPLRERREDILVLAQYFLDRYKPIRGTANLKFASETMQVLENYHWPGNVRELQNAIERAVVMGNNEEIQPEDLPFSVVPAAETSESLLGLSLKEALDSWKRDFLQKNLDMHGGSVKATAKTLDIQRTYLSRLISKYELATKRRH, encoded by the coding sequence ATGAAAGAACAGCCTGTTGATCCACGAATAAGTATACTGAAAGATATCTCTCCCCTGCTAACTTCAGTTCTGGATACAGAAAGTGTGTTGGAAATGATCATCGAATCGGTAACTCGCCTCATGGAAGCAAAGGCGAGTTCTCTGCTGCTGGTGGACAAGAACACCAACAAGCTCTACTTTCACGTGGCCACCGGCGCAGTAAAAGAAGAGGTCAAAACATTTGAAATAAAAATGGGGCAGGGTATTGCGGGCCATGTGGCCCTTACAGGGAAGCCTCTGCTCATCTCAGACGTGTCCAAAGACGAACGCTGGGACAAGACCATCAGTGAAGCCACTGGCTTCGAAACCAGATCTATTGCCTGTGTTCCCATCAAGAGCGGTGACGAGGTAATCGGCGTCATTGAGATCATTGACAGGGAAGATGGCCAGGCTATCAGGGAATCCGACATGGAAATCCTCAGCCACTTTTCTCAGCTGGCCTCGGTGGCCATTGAACGCGCCAAAGACTACCGCGACATTGTCAATGAAAATATCTCCCTGAAAAAAGAGCTGGAATCCCGCTACGAAATCATCGGCACCAGCAAGGCCATGGAAAAGGTCATTGCCGATGCCGTAAAAGTGGCAAACTCGAAGACCACCACTCTGATTACCGGAGAGAGCGGCACCGGCAAAGAATTGGTTGCCAGACTTATCCACAAGATCGGCCCCCGGCGCAAGAAAAGGTTGATGATGGTAAACTGTGCCGCTTTTACCGAGACCCTCCTGGAATCCGAACTTTTCGGCCATGAGAAAGGCGCCTTCACCGGCGCCATCGCCCGCAAGACTGGTGTGCTCGACGTTGCCGACGGCGGCACTCTCTTCCTGGACGAGGTTGCCGAGATGAGCCCTTCAATGCAGGTCAAACTCCTGCGCGTAATACAGGAAGGCACTTTCAGCCGGGTGGGCTCACCCACCCCGAGAAAGGTGGACATCAGGGTAATTGCCGCCACCAACAAGGACCTCTTCGAACAAGTGCAGAAGGGCAAGTTCCGTGAGGATCTCTATTACAGATTGAACGTTGTCCACATTCATATCCCGCCGCTCAGGGAGAGGAGAGAAGATATTCTGGTCCTGGCCCAATACTTCCTGGACAGATACAAACCCATCAGGGGAACCGCCAACTTGAAATTCGCCAGTGAAACCATGCAGGTGCTGGAAAATTATCACTGGCCTGGAAATGTGCGCGAACTGCAAAACGCCATCGAAAGAGCCGTTGTCATGGGCAACAACGAGGAGATTCAGCCGGAAGATCTTCCCTTCAGCGTGGTACCGGCGGCAGAAACGAGCGAAAGCCTTCTAGGTCTCTCTCTGAAGGAGGCCCTAGACTCCTGGAAGCGAGACTTTCTGCAAAAGAACCTGGATATGCACGGAGGCAGCGTCAAAGCGACAGCCAAAACTCTGGACATACAGCGAACATATCTCTCTCGACTCATCTCCAAATACGAGCTTGCCACCAAGAGGCGGCACTAG